The following are from one region of the Macrobrachium nipponense isolate FS-2020 chromosome 21, ASM1510439v2, whole genome shotgun sequence genome:
- the LOC135197988 gene encoding uncharacterized protein LOC135197988 isoform X2: MERLPDLTLHILTPDDLYDVMQLLRRTFFKREVLSTAMGCTVEDLVNQTSTMVKECLENGVCVGLRETKTKSLVAVKICDVLTRDRATTTAPENNKTQREKMVEAVSKSIPPPECLFDDPNVEKILYGRIANIDPAYTGKNLSVVLHEEM, encoded by the exons ATGGAAAGACTTCCCGATCTCACCCTTCACATCTTGACACCGGATGACTTATATGACGTCATGCAACTCCTGCGGAGGACGTTCTTCAAAAGGGAAGTTCTT tcaACTGCCATGGGATGTACCGTAGAGGATCTGGTGAATCAAACTTCCACAATGGTCAAGGAGTGCCTTGAAAATGGCGTGTGCGTCGGTTTGCGGGAAACCAAAACCAAGAGTCTAGTGGCTGTGAAAATCTGCGATGTCCTCACCCGAGACAGAGCAACTACGACAGCTCCAGAGAATAACAAGACACAGAGG GAAAAAATGGTAGAAGCTGTTTCGAAGAGCATACCTCCCCCGGAGTGTTTGTTCGACGACCCCAATGTTGAGAAAATCCTCTACGGCAGGATAGCCAACATTGATCCGGCTTACACCGGGAAGAACCTCTCTGTAGTCCTTCATGAG gaaatgtaa
- the LOC135197988 gene encoding uncharacterized protein LOC135197988 isoform X1 yields MERLPDLTLHILTPDDLYDVMQLLRRTFFKREVLSTAMGCTVEDLVNQTSTMVKECLENGVCVGLRETKTKSLVAVKICDVLTRDRATTTAPENNKTQREKMVEAVSKSIPPPECLFDDPNVEKILYGRIANIDPAYTGKNLSVVLHEASERAGIEAGCQLFYSQVANKTLLKKMIQSGCHVLQTNRVKDVSLDGQQVTVKSDDEDISISALVKVLIPGNYRVKSSL; encoded by the exons ATGGAAAGACTTCCCGATCTCACCCTTCACATCTTGACACCGGATGACTTATATGACGTCATGCAACTCCTGCGGAGGACGTTCTTCAAAAGGGAAGTTCTT tcaACTGCCATGGGATGTACCGTAGAGGATCTGGTGAATCAAACTTCCACAATGGTCAAGGAGTGCCTTGAAAATGGCGTGTGCGTCGGTTTGCGGGAAACCAAAACCAAGAGTCTAGTGGCTGTGAAAATCTGCGATGTCCTCACCCGAGACAGAGCAACTACGACAGCTCCAGAGAATAACAAGACACAGAGG GAAAAAATGGTAGAAGCTGTTTCGAAGAGCATACCTCCCCCGGAGTGTTTGTTCGACGACCCCAATGTTGAGAAAATCCTCTACGGCAGGATAGCCAACATTGATCCGGCTTACACCGGGAAGAACCTCTCTGTAGTCCTTCATGAG gcgAGCGAAAGAGCCGGCATCGAGGCAGGGTGTCAGCTGTTCTATTCCCAGGTTGCGAACAAGACCCTCCTGAAGAAGATGATCCAGAGCGGATGTCACGTCCTCCAGACGAACAGAGTCAAGGATGTCTCACTGGATGGGCAGCAAGTTACTGTGAAATCTGACGACGAGGATATTTCGATATCAGCGTTGGTGAAGGTTCTGATTCCTGGGAACTATAGGGTAAAAAGTTCTCTGTAA